From a region of the Triticum aestivum cultivar Chinese Spring chromosome 7D, IWGSC CS RefSeq v2.1, whole genome shotgun sequence genome:
- the LOC123171159 gene encoding uncharacterized protein yields the protein MAALPDTAVRLGDGGRSGGRRRAATGALGRVSTVYFRPTTFIRFISLGFFRLGFPRANEQNTSSSPFPSPLHHVQHPFAAAPSLISLPPTLAAAPSPISLPLTLAAAPSSIPRKSCPLPLSLSWSRSSLLSNTTLGFHRRQDAYGIQRRIKTVATVARLPFKSSKPTPSRSSRSSLSFETSAAGGGIIGGGGKSGRIHPSLPKHDVLVVSLALQNHRGRRPEGVGFCALGWFCGGGRRRHMTGGLKSRRDAVMASAMPMSGSHMVTAWGGHPARACSKNRPVLASVSYKFHDNQE from the exons tatccacggtttattttcgtcccaccactttcataCGTTTTATTTCACTGGGTTTTTTTCGTCTTGGCTTCCCCCGTGCGAACGAACAAAATACCAGCTCCTCTCCATTCCCGTCCCCACTCCACCATGTACAacatcccttcgccgccgccccgtctctgatCTCCCTGCCGCCGACCCTTGCCGCCGCCCCGTCTCCGATCTCCCTGCCACTGACCCTTGCCGCCGCCCCGTCTTCGATCCCAAGGAAATCATGccccctgcccctctccctctcgtggTCTCGCAGCTCTCTCCTCTCGAACACAACTCTAGGGTTCCATCGCCGCCAGGACGCCTACGGGATCCAGAGAAGGATCAAGACAGTGGCGACGGTCGCACGGCTCCCCTTCAAGTCGAGCAAACCCACCCCCTCCCGGTCCTCTCGTTCATCTCTCTCTTTTGAAACGTCGGCGGCGGGTGGTGGCATCATTGGCGGCGGCGGCAAATCAGGTAGAATCCATCCCTCTCTCCCTAAGCATGATGTTCTCGTCGTCTCTCTAGCGCTACAAAACCACAGGGGGCGGCGGCCTGAGGGCGTGGGCTTCTGTGCGCTGGGGTGGTTTTGCGGCGGTGGCCGGAGGAGGCATATGACTGGCGGGCTGAAGTCGCGGCGTGATGCGGTGATGGCGTCGGCGATGCCGATGTCTGGATCTCACATGGTAACAGCTTGGGGAGGTCATCCAGCTCGGGCGTGTAGCAAAAACCGGCCGGTGCTAGCTTCTGTGTCTTAT AAATTTCATGACAACCAGGAGTAA